In Rahnella variigena, one DNA window encodes the following:
- a CDS encoding UbiD family decarboxylase has product MSEEKTKVTDLRSALEVLSQYDDELIYTDEPVDPIAELSGVYRYVGAHGTVKRPTQVGPAMIFNKVKGYNDMRVLIGLLSSRKRVARLFGTTPENLAFMLKDSVSNPIPPIVIPREKAVCQEVVHLATDPDFDILKILPAPTNTPEDAGPYFTLGMCYAADPETGEHDVTIHRLCVQSKDEISMYFVPGRHLDVFRQKAEAAGKALPITISIGVDPAIEIGACFEPPTTPLGFDELSVAGSLRNQAVELVDALTVNARGIANAEVVIEGELVPNYRVREDQNTNTGKAMPEFPGYTGAAQAEVPVIKVKAITHRRHPILQTCIGPSDEHTNMAGIPTEASILQMVERALPGFVQNVHCPSPGTGKYLAVLQVKKRFAADEGRQRQAALLAFAAFSELKHVMLVDEDVDVFDLNDVMWAMTTRYQGDVSTVFIPGVRCHPLDPSSDPAFSPSIRDHGIACKTIFDCTVPYNLKANFQRSEFLDVDVNRFIPGFTKK; this is encoded by the coding sequence ATGTCTGAAGAAAAAACAAAAGTGACTGATCTTCGTTCCGCGCTGGAGGTGTTGAGCCAGTACGACGACGAACTGATCTACACCGATGAACCTGTAGACCCGATTGCGGAGTTATCCGGTGTATACCGCTACGTTGGCGCACACGGCACCGTAAAACGTCCGACTCAGGTGGGGCCGGCGATGATCTTTAATAAGGTCAAAGGGTATAACGACATGCGGGTGCTGATTGGCCTGCTGTCTTCGCGCAAACGTGTGGCGCGTCTGTTTGGCACCACGCCGGAAAATCTGGCGTTTATGCTAAAAGATTCCGTATCGAATCCCATTCCGCCGATTGTTATTCCGCGTGAAAAAGCGGTCTGTCAGGAAGTGGTTCATCTGGCGACCGATCCGGATTTCGACATTCTGAAAATTTTGCCAGCACCGACCAATACGCCGGAAGATGCGGGTCCGTATTTCACCCTCGGCATGTGCTACGCCGCTGATCCTGAAACCGGCGAGCATGACGTCACTATTCACCGCCTGTGCGTGCAGAGCAAAGATGAAATCTCCATGTATTTTGTGCCTGGCCGCCATCTGGATGTGTTCCGTCAAAAAGCCGAAGCCGCAGGCAAAGCGCTGCCCATCACCATCAGCATCGGCGTTGATCCGGCGATTGAAATCGGTGCGTGTTTTGAGCCGCCAACTACGCCGCTGGGCTTTGACGAGCTGTCGGTCGCAGGCAGCCTGCGTAATCAGGCCGTGGAACTGGTGGATGCTCTGACCGTCAATGCGCGCGGTATTGCCAACGCCGAAGTGGTCATCGAAGGTGAACTGGTGCCGAACTACCGCGTCCGTGAAGACCAGAACACGAATACCGGCAAAGCGATGCCTGAATTCCCGGGTTATACCGGTGCGGCACAGGCCGAAGTGCCGGTGATTAAAGTGAAAGCCATTACCCACCGCCGCCATCCGATCCTGCAAACCTGTATTGGCCCGAGCGATGAACACACCAATATGGCCGGTATCCCGACCGAAGCCAGTATTTTGCAAATGGTAGAACGTGCGCTGCCGGGCTTTGTGCAGAACGTTCACTGCCCGTCACCGGGTACCGGTAAATACCTCGCGGTATTGCAGGTGAAAAAACGCTTTGCGGCGGATGAAGGTCGTCAGCGTCAGGCGGCTCTGCTGGCATTTGCTGCCTTCTCTGAGCTGAAACATGTGATGCTGGTGGATGAAGACGTTGATGTGTTCGATCTCAACGACGTGATGTGGGCGATGACCACACGCTATCAGGGCGACGTCAGCACGGTCTTTATTCCCGGTGTGCGCTGCCATCCGCTTGATCCGTCTTCCGATCCGGCCTTCAGCCCGTCGATACGTGACCACGGTATTGCCTGCAAAACCATTTTCGACTGCACAGTGCCTTACAACCTGAAAGCGAATTTCCAGCGCAGCGAGTTCCTCGACGTGGATGTGAACCGCTTTATTCCAGGCTTCACTAAAAAATAA
- a CDS encoding LysR substrate-binding domain-containing protein, giving the protein MDYRQLHSFVVLAEVLHFGKAALQLNIAQPALSQQIKALEQSLGIPLFTRDKRHVALTFEGQQLVEEARIAITHYEKFLENARSLRLGHKGQLKLGYVGSSILDPALALLINGYRKHKPDIDIVIEEHNVHEQLTLLLNYQLDIALVRSPVPQFPELEYLDVATRPLIAVLPRDHPACSGQKIDLSSLSDSPFLIQKDPPGVGLGWSALNACQQAGFVPQKIQFTRDVSVAIGLVSMGMGVTLVPETQRSVMIPDVNYCFLTDPGATTTLTLSWQRHLKNKALADFIRYARELTKPVKGKKQD; this is encoded by the coding sequence ATGGATTACCGACAATTACACTCGTTTGTGGTGCTGGCGGAAGTACTGCATTTTGGTAAAGCTGCGCTGCAACTCAACATCGCCCAGCCCGCATTAAGCCAGCAAATAAAGGCACTGGAACAGTCTCTGGGGATCCCCCTTTTCACCCGTGATAAGCGCCATGTAGCGCTAACCTTCGAGGGGCAGCAACTGGTAGAAGAAGCGCGCATCGCCATCACCCACTACGAGAAATTCCTTGAGAACGCCCGCAGTTTGCGGCTTGGACATAAAGGACAACTCAAACTGGGTTATGTCGGATCGTCGATTCTGGATCCGGCACTGGCGCTGTTAATTAATGGTTATCGCAAACATAAACCCGATATTGATATCGTCATTGAAGAACATAACGTTCACGAGCAGCTAACACTTTTGCTCAATTATCAGCTGGATATCGCGCTGGTGCGTTCACCTGTGCCGCAGTTCCCTGAGCTGGAATATCTCGACGTTGCTACCCGTCCGCTGATCGCCGTACTGCCCCGCGACCATCCGGCCTGTTCAGGACAAAAAATCGACCTATCTTCGCTGTCGGACTCTCCGTTTCTTATCCAGAAAGATCCGCCGGGTGTCGGCCTCGGCTGGTCAGCACTTAACGCCTGCCAGCAGGCCGGATTTGTGCCGCAGAAAATTCAGTTCACACGCGATGTGTCGGTGGCTATCGGGCTGGTATCGATGGGCATGGGCGTGACGTTAGTCCCGGAAACCCAGCGATCAGTGATGATCCCCGATGTGAATTACTGCTTCCTGACCGATCCCGGTGCGACCACCACGCTGACGCTCAGCTGGCAGCGGCATCTGAAAAACAAAGCACTGGCGGATTTCATCCGTTATGCGCGGGAACTGACGAAGCCGGTGAAGGGAAAAAAGCAGGACTGA